The Flavobacterium galactosidilyticum nucleotide sequence TAATCATTTCTTGACCTAAATATTGATTAATTTCAAAAAACAACTGGCCGTTTTCCGAGAGGTTCTTTTGAGCTAGTTCTGCGATTTTTCTATAAAAAATTAAAGCATCATCATCTTCTACAAAAAGTGCTAAATGAGGTTCATTATCTAAAACATTTTTCTTGATTTCCTCCTTTTCGAGATTTCTAACATAAGGAGGATTTGAAACGATTATATCATATTGTAGCTCTAAGTCAACTGTCTCAAGAATGTTTTTATTTGTAAAAGTAACTTCTACTTTATTACTTTCTGCATTTTTTTGGGCTGTATCCAAAGCATTTTCAGAAACATCAATAGCAAAGACCTGAGCATTCGGAATGTAGTTAGCTAAAGAAATTGCGATGCAACCGCTACCTGTGCCAATATCAAGAATCTTTAAACCTTTTGAATTATGATCAACTTGATTGCTTTTGATAATCCAATCGACCAATTCCTCCGTTTCAGGTCTAGGAATCAAAACATTAGTATTTACTTCGAAATCTAATCCGTAAAAACTAGTTTTCCCAAGTAAATATTGAACTGGAATTTCATTTTTTAATTGTTCTAAAATCGCATTCCATATTTTTATTTCATCTTCAGAAAAAGTCAAATCATGCTGTAAAGCCAAGTCAATACGCTTCAATTGCTGTTTATTTTCTAATATTAAATAGAAAAAACTTTCAGCTTCGCCTTCATCAAAAATTGGCGTTAATTCTTGAATAAAATAAGATCTATATTCTTTAATTTTCATTTGTTGATTTATATCGAGAAATAAATTAGGGCTAAAAAGTGTAACTATTACGTTATAATTTTTTCAACATCCAGACCGGACAACTTACATGGCCAGTGCTTCCCATTGGTTCAGCGATAGTTTCAAAGCCAGATTTCCTATATAGTTTTTGTGCGTCAAGCATGAAGGGCATTGTTTCCAAATAACAACTTTCAAAACCAAAAGAAATCGCACTTTGCATACACAAATCCATCATTTCACTACCTATTCCTAATCCACGAACTTCAGGCAAAAAATACATTTTTTGAAGTTCACAAACTGTTTCTGCCTCATTTTCTAAAGGCGCTATACCAGCACATCCAACTATTTTTTCATTATGCTCCACAACATAATAAACCGCTCGAGGCTTATTGTACTCTTCAAACATAGAATCCAAATAAGGATCCGCGTATGCTGTACCCACTTTTAGAATATCCATTTCGTCAAAAACAGCGCGTATCAATTGAGCCACTGCCTGATTGTCTTCCTTATTAATTTTTCTGATGTTGTAATTCTCCATTTTATAAAAAATCTATTTGCACTCACAAAAATAGAAATTGTTTGGTGTAAATATCAATAGTTTTCAAACTAAATCATAAACTCAAAAATTACTACTTTTGCAATGTGAAAATACAGGAAAAATATATAAAAAGGTGCATCGAATTAGCCAAAAATGGATTAGGTACAACCTACCCAAATCCAATGGTAGGTAGCGTGATAGTTTATGACGGGAAAATTATTGGTGAAGGTTGGCACAAAAAAGCAGGAGAACCACACGCAGAAGTAAATGCTATAAATTCCGTTAAAGACAAGTCGCTTTTGCAAAAAGCGACTATCTATGTGAGTTTAGAACCATGCAGCCACTTTGGCAAAACACCACCTTGCTGTAATTTGATTATCGAAAACAAGATTCCGAATGTCGTTATTGGAACAGTTGACTCCAATGTGAAAGTAGCCGGAAACGGAATAAAAAAATTAATAGAAGCCGGAATTCAAGTGAATGTTGGAGTTTTAGAAAAAGAATGTCACGACTTAAACAAGCGCTTTTTTACCTTTCACGAAAAGAAACGTCCTTATATAATATTAAAATGGGCTCAAAGCCAAGACGGTTTTATTGCACCATCTGAAAAATTAGAGAAAAAACCAGTTTGGATTACCAATCCGTATTCTAGACAAATGGTTCATAAATGGCGAAGTGAGGAACAGGCGATTCTAGTAGGAACGCAAACAGTGATTGATGATAATCCAAAATTAGACACTAGAGATTGGGCAGGAGATAATCCAATTCGATTGGCTCTTGACCAAAACAATCGCATTCCAGAAAACAGCCAAATTCTGAATAACCAAGTTAAAACTATCCTATTTTCCAAATCTAAAACAGCTGTTATAAAAGAAAATACTACCTT carries:
- the prmC gene encoding peptide chain release factor N(5)-glutamine methyltransferase, giving the protein MKIKEYRSYFIQELTPIFDEGEAESFFYLILENKQQLKRIDLALQHDLTFSEDEIKIWNAILEQLKNEIPVQYLLGKTSFYGLDFEVNTNVLIPRPETEELVDWIIKSNQVDHNSKGLKILDIGTGSGCIAISLANYIPNAQVFAIDVSENALDTAQKNAESNKVEVTFTNKNILETVDLELQYDIIVSNPPYVRNLEKEEIKKNVLDNEPHLALFVEDDDALIFYRKIAELAQKNLSENGQLFFEINQYLGQEMINLLEEMNFKNIELRKDIYGNDRMIRSEK
- a CDS encoding GNAT family N-acetyltransferase, with the protein product MENYNIRKINKEDNQAVAQLIRAVFDEMDILKVGTAYADPYLDSMFEEYNKPRAVYYVVEHNEKIVGCAGIAPLENEAETVCELQKMYFLPEVRGLGIGSEMMDLCMQSAISFGFESCYLETMPFMLDAQKLYRKSGFETIAEPMGSTGHVSCPVWMLKKL
- the ribD gene encoding bifunctional diaminohydroxyphosphoribosylaminopyrimidine deaminase/5-amino-6-(5-phosphoribosylamino)uracil reductase RibD; its protein translation is MKIQEKYIKRCIELAKNGLGTTYPNPMVGSVIVYDGKIIGEGWHKKAGEPHAEVNAINSVKDKSLLQKATIYVSLEPCSHFGKTPPCCNLIIENKIPNVVIGTVDSNVKVAGNGIKKLIEAGIQVNVGVLEKECHDLNKRFFTFHEKKRPYIILKWAQSQDGFIAPSEKLEKKPVWITNPYSRQMVHKWRSEEQAILVGTQTVIDDNPKLDTRDWAGDNPIRLALDQNNRIPENSQILNNQVKTILFSKSKTAVIKENTTFECIDFQKNVAKQIVESLYEHQIQSVIIEGGSQTLQTFIDANLWDEARVFIGNIHFTNGKKAPQLVSKEAEKRYIGADELIISRNHD